One window of Chryseobacterium indologenes genomic DNA carries:
- a CDS encoding APC family permease, with translation MQKKLKLWDAIMLVMGSMIGSGIFIVSADMTRNLGSGFWLIVVWVITGIMTVAAAISYGELSALFPKAGGQYTYLKEIFGKRMGFLYGWGLFTVIQTGTIAAVAMAFGKFTAYLIPSLNDAAPIFQSGEFKITWIQILAIAVIVLLTYINTRGVESGKILQNIFTGSKIIALLGLIAAGFILVDISHLSENFSWGTDSFNNLKKDLSGNFLKEGWEPIGGMTLLGGIAAAMVGSVFSSVAWESVTFVSGEIENPKKNVVKSMIYGTSAVMILYIAVNYVYLNALDRDGIAFAANDRVAVAASQNIFGSAGTIIIALLVMISTFGCNNGLILAGARVFQTMAKDGMFFKSAVKNNKNEVPENALWMQGVWASILCLSGQYGNLLDMISFVIVLFYMITVFGVIYLRMKQPELERPYKTWLYPVTPVIYLLIGTCFCILLLIYKQQYTWPGFVLVLLGLPVYYFINRKKADA, from the coding sequence ATGCAAAAAAAACTGAAACTATGGGACGCCATCATGCTGGTAATGGGTTCTATGATCGGAAGCGGGATCTTTATTGTAAGTGCTGATATGACGCGAAACCTGGGATCAGGTTTTTGGCTGATTGTGGTGTGGGTTATTACAGGGATAATGACTGTAGCAGCAGCAATAAGCTATGGAGAGCTCTCTGCACTGTTTCCGAAAGCCGGCGGACAATATACCTATCTGAAAGAAATTTTCGGTAAAAGGATGGGATTCCTTTATGGCTGGGGATTGTTCACTGTAATACAAACCGGAACAATTGCTGCAGTAGCGATGGCTTTTGGTAAATTTACGGCCTATCTGATCCCTTCACTGAACGATGCTGCTCCAATTTTTCAAAGTGGTGAGTTTAAGATCACCTGGATACAGATTCTGGCGATTGCCGTTATTGTTTTGCTTACTTATATCAATACAAGAGGGGTAGAGAGTGGTAAAATCCTTCAGAATATCTTCACGGGTTCTAAAATCATTGCATTATTAGGCTTAATAGCAGCCGGATTTATATTGGTAGATATTTCTCATTTATCAGAAAACTTCAGCTGGGGAACAGACTCTTTTAATAATCTTAAAAAAGATTTGAGTGGCAATTTCCTTAAAGAAGGCTGGGAACCGATTGGCGGAATGACTTTGCTGGGTGGAATTGCTGCTGCCATGGTAGGTTCTGTTTTCAGTTCTGTTGCATGGGAAAGTGTAACCTTTGTTTCCGGTGAAATTGAAAATCCTAAAAAAAATGTAGTAAAATCGATGATTTACGGTACTTCTGCTGTAATGATTCTTTATATAGCAGTAAACTATGTATACTTAAATGCTCTGGACAGAGACGGGATTGCATTTGCAGCCAATGACAGAGTAGCGGTAGCTGCGTCTCAGAATATTTTTGGAAGTGCAGGAACTATCATCATTGCTTTATTGGTTATGATCTCTACATTTGGATGTAATAACGGATTAATTCTGGCTGGAGCGAGAGTTTTCCAGACCATGGCAAAAGACGGAATGTTCTTCAAGTCGGCAGTTAAAAACAATAAAAATGAAGTTCCTGAAAATGCTTTATGGATGCAGGGAGTTTGGGCTTCTATTTTGTGTCTGAGTGGACAGTACGGGAATTTATTGGATATGATTTCTTTCGTGATTGTTCTGTTCTATATGATTACGGTTTTTGGAGTTATTTATTTAAGAATGAAACAGCCGGAACTGGAAAGACCTTACAAGACATGGCTTTATCCGGTAACCCCTGTTATTTACCTTCTCATAGGAACGTGTTTCTGTATTTTACTGTTAATTTACAAACAGCAGTACACATGGCCGGGCTTTGTATTGGTATTGCTGGGACTTCCGGTATATTATTTTATCAACCGAAAAAAGGCAGATGCTTAA
- a CDS encoding DUF421 domain-containing protein translates to MDPILNVAVRSLCVYLFMVIAIRLFGKNQLSQLNAGDVVLLLLISNAVQNAMVGPDTSLQGGIIAALVLFVANFILKRIMFSSRSFQTFMEDEPVILIRDGVADQAALNRVKITESELEEAIREHGIENIDNVKLSVLEVDGNISVVSQDEKSKQTHYSRIKRKIKRKYH, encoded by the coding sequence GTGGATCCTATTCTTAACGTTGCTGTCCGTTCTCTCTGCGTTTACCTTTTCATGGTAATTGCTATCCGTTTATTTGGTAAAAATCAGCTTTCTCAGCTCAATGCAGGAGATGTAGTATTGTTGCTGCTGATTTCAAATGCTGTCCAGAATGCGATGGTAGGTCCTGACACTTCTCTTCAGGGAGGAATTATTGCGGCATTGGTTTTGTTTGTTGCTAACTTTATTTTAAAAAGGATCATGTTTTCCAGCCGTTCCTTTCAGACCTTTATGGAGGATGAGCCGGTAATTCTTATCAGAGATGGCGTTGCAGATCAGGCAGCCCTGAACCGTGTGAAAATTACAGAAAGTGAATTGGAAGAAGCAATAAGAGAACATGGAATTGAAAACATAGACAATGTAAAACTTTCCGTTCTGGAAGTGGATGGGAATATCAGTGTCGTTTCTCAGGATGAGAAAAGCAAACAGACCCACTATTCAAGAATTAAAAGGAAAATAAAAAGAAAATACCATTAA
- a CDS encoding GPW/gp25 family protein, with amino-acid sequence MDTPNYRMPFVPSTLMTEGGSIDTCDMGESIAHNIMLLITTKKGENRYDENYGNDVWNLEFDNGVTSAIWENVFVKSLRRQIQEYEPRIVNPQIDAHIQFVEHSYDTKEHTEIKKKVRIAINAKMEETGERFSFSTELFLSPMSID; translated from the coding sequence ATGGATACACCAAATTACAGAATGCCTTTCGTACCGTCTACTTTAATGACTGAAGGCGGAAGTATCGATACCTGCGATATGGGGGAAAGTATTGCTCACAATATTATGCTGTTGATCACCACCAAAAAAGGGGAGAACAGATATGATGAAAACTATGGAAACGATGTTTGGAACCTTGAATTTGATAACGGAGTAACAAGTGCCATCTGGGAAAACGTTTTTGTTAAAAGCCTGAGAAGACAAATCCAGGAATACGAACCAAGAATTGTAAACCCGCAGATCGATGCCCATATACAATTTGTAGAGCACAGCTACGATACTAAAGAACACACCGAAATTAAAAAGAAAGTAAGAATTGCCATCAATGCAAAAATGGAAGAAACAGGAGAACGTTTCAGTTTTTCAACAGAATTGTTTCTAAGCCCGATGTCTATTGATTAA
- a CDS encoding DUF4286 family protein, translating into MPIFAVEFIQKILKIHKNMGVLSITFHCTKDNLEEWENYIDETLVLMTENLMDVDKYILSEVHSDYIEDGKNYNLLLIFENDELREDFIKSELLNISERIEKKFGQEVMIFNTYLNPKKTRL; encoded by the coding sequence ATGCCGATTTTTGCTGTAGAATTTATCCAAAAAATCTTAAAAATTCATAAAAATATGGGAGTATTAAGTATAACTTTCCACTGTACGAAAGATAACCTGGAAGAATGGGAAAATTATATTGATGAAACATTGGTTTTAATGACTGAGAACCTGATGGATGTAGACAAATATATTCTTTCTGAAGTACATAGTGATTATATTGAAGATGGTAAAAATTACAACCTCTTACTAATCTTTGAAAATGATGAATTGCGGGAAGATTTTATTAAAAGCGAGCTTTTGAACATCTCTGAAAGAATTGAGAAAAAGTTCGGGCAGGAAGTAATGATCTTTAATACCTACCTGAATCCGAAAAAAACGAGATTATAA
- a CDS encoding bacteriocin-like protein yields MKNLKKLTKSDLKSVYGGEPKKYCTFCEWANKVICSDVPIVQCP; encoded by the coding sequence ATGAAAAATTTAAAGAAGCTGACGAAGTCAGATTTGAAGTCAGTGTACGGAGGAGAGCCTAAAAAATACTGTACGTTTTGCGAATGGGCAAATAAAGTAATTTGCAGTGATGTTCCAATCGTTCAATGTCCGTAA
- a CDS encoding M14 family zinc carboxypeptidase codes for MNFEQIYSQTPDFSNRYISPEKLFSYLQTNLSDYIQEIGTSYLDKPIYRLTIGTGKIQVLAWSQMHGNESNATHAMLDLLVSLDKAPEMKEELFSKIQLDFIFMLNPDGSERWTRLNAADIDLNRDFHNEASKEIKFLKHAAASKKYDYALNLHEQRTIFTTDGIHPATLSFLAPSENVERNVTENRKKCMAVIASVYNHLKEMIPNQIGRYSDEFYPTSTGDNFIKAGMPTILFEGGHFVDDYTRKGTRKYYTIALYYALKAISELNSDITGWETYLDIPENQETHYDIVYRNVRLNTDHECILDIAVQYREIKEEGKDEISFIPFVMEAGDVNKRKGWLEIDCTGKKFISATKYPKLDSVVDFKIED; via the coding sequence ATGAATTTTGAACAGATCTATTCTCAGACACCCGATTTCTCAAATCGCTATATTTCCCCTGAAAAATTATTTTCTTACCTACAGACGAATCTCAGCGATTATATTCAGGAGATCGGAACATCGTATTTGGATAAGCCTATTTATCGGTTAACTATAGGAACCGGAAAGATTCAGGTACTAGCCTGGTCACAAATGCACGGAAATGAATCCAACGCTACCCATGCGATGCTGGACCTTTTGGTGAGTCTTGATAAAGCACCTGAAATGAAAGAGGAACTGTTCAGTAAAATACAGCTTGATTTTATATTCATGCTGAATCCGGACGGATCTGAAAGATGGACAAGACTAAATGCTGCTGATATTGATCTGAACAGAGATTTTCATAACGAAGCCAGTAAAGAGATTAAGTTTCTGAAACATGCTGCCGCTTCAAAAAAGTATGATTATGCATTAAACCTTCATGAGCAGAGAACCATATTTACCACTGACGGTATTCATCCCGCTACGCTTTCCTTCCTGGCACCTTCAGAAAATGTAGAACGTAATGTGACTGAAAACAGGAAAAAATGTATGGCAGTGATTGCAAGTGTATATAACCATTTGAAAGAAATGATCCCGAACCAGATCGGAAGATATTCTGACGAATTTTATCCTACTTCCACAGGAGACAATTTCATCAAAGCCGGAATGCCTACGATCTTATTTGAAGGCGGACACTTTGTAGATGATTATACCAGAAAAGGAACGAGAAAATATTATACTATCGCTCTTTATTATGCGTTGAAGGCTATCAGTGAACTGAACTCTGATATTACAGGCTGGGAAACTTATCTGGATATCCCTGAAAATCAAGAAACGCATTATGATATCGTTTACAGAAATGTAAGACTGAATACAGACCATGAATGTATTTTGGATATAGCAGTTCAGTACAGAGAGATCAAAGAAGAAGGGAAAGATGAAATCTCTTTTATTCCTTTTGTAATGGAGGCCGGAGACGTAAATAAGAGAAAAGGCTGGCTGGAAATAGACTGTACCGGAAAGAAATTTATTTCTGCCACTAAATATCCGAAACTGGATTCTGTAGTAGATTTTAAAATTGAAGATTAA
- a CDS encoding quinol oxidase subunit 4 — translation MKNMFKITGVLIVAFMLSSCVVHDNGHRAKTLPPGQAKKIYGGSAKDYAPGQVKKRSGY, via the coding sequence ATGAAAAATATGTTTAAAATTACCGGAGTACTTATTGTGGCATTTATGCTGTCATCCTGCGTCGTTCATGATAATGGACACCGGGCTAAAACACTTCCTCCCGGACAGGCTAAGAAAATATATGGAGGAAGCGCAAAGGATTATGCACCGGGGCAGGTGAAAAAAAGAAGTGGCTATTAA
- a CDS encoding GNAT family N-acetyltransferase has translation MNYELREMLPSDETRVLEIFRQGVDGGIATLETEVPTAEAWSMEYFNDCRWVLENENDEVIGWCALKPISKRESFKGVAEVSIYFDNEYQGRGLGSILLKKIILDSEDHGFWTLQTNIFSENEMAIKSHQKNGFRVVGVRKKIGKLNREWKDLVLMEKRSEII, from the coding sequence ATGAATTACGAATTAAGAGAAATGTTGCCCAGTGATGAAACCCGTGTGCTTGAGATCTTCCGTCAGGGAGTAGACGGTGGAATTGCCACTTTGGAAACAGAAGTTCCTACCGCTGAAGCCTGGAGTATGGAATATTTCAATGACTGCCGCTGGGTACTTGAAAATGAAAATGATGAAGTAATAGGATGGTGCGCTCTGAAACCAATCAGCAAAAGAGAAAGTTTTAAAGGAGTTGCAGAAGTAAGCATTTATTTTGATAACGAATACCAGGGAAGGGGATTGGGTTCCATATTGCTTAAAAAGATAATTCTGGATAGCGAGGACCACGGATTCTGGACATTGCAGACCAATATCTTCTCCGAAAATGAAATGGCCATCAAATCACATCAGAAAAATGGCTTCAGAGTAGTGGGAGTTCGTAAAAAAATCGGAAAGCTTAATAGAGAGTGGAAAGATCTTGTATTGATGGAAAAGAGAAGCGAAATCATTTAA
- a CDS encoding DUF4920 domain-containing protein, translated as MKFKSILLGAGLVASSLAFAQSGPPEGKALVGDTYGGQVTSSAESKAITVDKLNKQLKKDNKKVENVAVKGKVTDVCDKKGCWLTIQTEDNSKFFVKMKDYAFFVPTALKGKNVVLEGNAERKVTSVNEQKHYAEDAKKPQAEIDAITQPKEEIRFVANGIKVVN; from the coding sequence ATGAAATTTAAATCAATATTATTGGGTGCAGGTTTAGTGGCTTCTTCATTAGCGTTTGCTCAATCTGGTCCACCGGAGGGAAAAGCTTTAGTAGGTGATACTTATGGAGGTCAGGTAACCTCATCCGCTGAATCTAAAGCGATCACAGTAGATAAATTGAATAAACAGCTTAAAAAAGACAACAAAAAAGTTGAAAATGTAGCTGTTAAAGGAAAAGTAACTGATGTTTGCGATAAAAAAGGATGCTGGCTTACCATTCAGACTGAGGATAATTCTAAGTTTTTTGTAAAAATGAAAGACTATGCCTTCTTTGTTCCTACAGCTTTAAAGGGTAAAAACGTGGTATTGGAAGGTAACGCAGAAAGAAAAGTAACTTCTGTAAATGAGCAGAAACATTATGCGGAAGATGCCAAGAAGCCACAGGCAGAAATTGATGCGATTACACAGCCTAAAGAAGAAATCAGATTTGTAGCAAACGGAATAAAAGTGGTTAACTAA
- a CDS encoding type VI secretion system baseplate subunit TssF, producing the protein MNLDQNIYSKESVKARMLQNATKVWGLRSPQSLDPFVKLLIDAFSTEVFKANNEIQTVNARILEKLAKLLTPSIYTHPIPAHSVAFTQPYDSSEVLLEHTEFFFRKQMTSTVKSESDKQLNIPFTPVGNVRINKVHTSVMFVGNTCYSIDDRFNKIPIARFQGRPEDYRKITIGVDVSKYISENFPKYLSIFCSNPAFEHLDFVYKLLPYISVSSNGNPLFVREGLSYLTENHTDGYEQMFKEQSIRNKVINDIKSIYRHKFIEVTGISQSLFSEPGQLPQNLDFLAGKEEITKFLDNKTFLWLTFEFPPQFSAEILDNFSFVLNAFPIYNRGWKKTEYSLDIMGNNIPLVTDEGEHFLYVDEVQDGDGRKYTEIPFTPADDLKKGLYTVRKGGMERFTSRNAVDMIANVLELTRDEIAAFSLLNRDNVKGVLSEMSDKMKTMVQKVNNAKRNIRQELNYVIMEPVEKTDHTYASFWVTHCTLANHMRPGTELSNQLKSQTVVLLTETLGGAEEQKGTDSIQAYKYALTTRDKIISLEDVKNFCRMILKDEVREVRVRRGTMISNKPKEGFVRTVEVEIIPQNYSFYGRAYWENMANIIRNQIIAKAIDGIEYVVRINNEDVDFQDM; encoded by the coding sequence ATGAATTTAGATCAGAATATTTATTCCAAAGAATCTGTAAAAGCAAGGATGCTTCAGAATGCAACTAAAGTATGGGGATTAAGAAGCCCGCAGTCTTTAGATCCATTTGTAAAACTGTTGATAGATGCGTTCAGTACAGAAGTTTTTAAAGCGAATAATGAAATACAGACGGTAAATGCCCGTATATTGGAAAAACTGGCAAAACTTCTTACACCGTCTATTTATACACATCCTATCCCGGCGCATTCCGTAGCTTTTACACAGCCTTATGATTCTTCAGAGGTTTTATTGGAACACACGGAGTTTTTCTTCCGTAAACAGATGACTTCCACAGTAAAGTCAGAATCCGATAAGCAGCTGAATATCCCTTTTACACCGGTAGGAAACGTAAGAATCAATAAAGTTCACACCTCTGTAATGTTTGTAGGAAATACCTGCTACAGCATAGATGACCGGTTTAATAAAATTCCTATTGCAAGATTTCAGGGAAGACCTGAAGATTACAGAAAAATTACAATAGGAGTAGATGTAAGCAAATATATAAGTGAAAACTTTCCTAAATACCTGAGTATATTTTGCTCCAATCCTGCTTTTGAACACCTTGATTTTGTCTATAAACTATTACCGTACATTTCGGTGTCCAGCAATGGAAATCCTTTATTTGTAAGAGAAGGACTAAGCTATCTTACAGAAAATCATACTGATGGCTACGAGCAGATGTTCAAAGAACAGTCCATCAGAAATAAGGTGATTAATGATATTAAAAGCATTTATCGCCATAAATTTATTGAAGTCACTGGAATTTCTCAAAGCCTGTTCTCAGAACCAGGACAACTTCCTCAAAATCTTGATTTCCTGGCAGGAAAAGAAGAAATTACAAAGTTCCTGGATAATAAAACTTTCTTATGGCTTACCTTTGAATTCCCACCACAGTTTTCCGCCGAAATCCTGGATAACTTCTCGTTTGTGCTGAATGCTTTCCCGATCTACAACAGAGGCTGGAAAAAAACAGAATATAGTCTTGATATTATGGGAAATAATATTCCTCTGGTAACAGATGAAGGAGAACATTTTCTTTATGTAGACGAAGTACAGGACGGTGACGGAAGAAAGTACACAGAAATCCCTTTTACACCGGCCGATGATCTTAAGAAAGGCTTATATACTGTAAGAAAAGGAGGAATGGAACGCTTCACAAGCAGAAATGCCGTTGACATGATTGCCAATGTTCTTGAATTGACAAGAGACGAAATTGCAGCATTTTCCCTTTTGAACAGAGATAACGTAAAAGGAGTTCTCAGTGAAATGTCCGATAAAATGAAGACCATGGTGCAGAAAGTAAACAATGCCAAAAGGAATATCAGACAGGAACTGAATTATGTCATCATGGAACCGGTAGAAAAGACCGATCATACCTACGCCTCTTTCTGGGTTACCCATTGTACTCTGGCCAATCATATGCGTCCGGGAACCGAACTATCCAATCAGTTGAAGTCGCAGACAGTTGTATTGCTTACCGAAACATTGGGTGGTGCTGAAGAACAGAAAGGAACAGACAGTATTCAGGCTTATAAATATGCACTTACGACAAGAGATAAAATAATTTCTTTAGAAGATGTCAAAAACTTTTGCCGTATGATTCTGAAAGATGAGGTAAGAGAAGTAAGGGTAAGAAGAGGAACCATGATCAGCAACAAGCCCAAAGAAGGTTTTGTAAGAACCGTTGAGGTAGAAATTATTCCGCAGAACTATTCTTTCTATGGAAGGGCCTATTGGGAAAACATGGCCAATATTATCAGAAATCAGATCATAGCCAAAGCCATTGACGGGATTGAATATGTGGTAAGAATAAACAATGAAGATGTCGATTTCCAGGACATGTAA
- the uvrA gene encoding excinuclease ABC subunit UvrA: protein MSKSTEYIEVYGAREHNLKNINVKIPRNELVVITGLSGSGKSSLAFDTIFAEGQRRYIETFSAYARQFLGGLERPDVDKIEGLSPVIAIEQKTTNKNPRSTVGTVTELYDFLRLLYARVSDAYSLSTGQKLVSYTEDQILETIKENYKKEKIMLLAPVVRSRKGHYHELFVQMAKKGYGQARIDGELQDIEYDLKLDRYKTHDIDIVIDRWIIGENASEGRMEKSLRTAMEMGEGIIGIQKLGSKDIEYFSKNLMDAETGHSLALPEPNTFSFNSPKGSCPNCKGLGTIKNINTDYFIDNPKLSINQGGLLPLEDIKSNKWILSQIKNILEIFGLGLTTPLQDIPEEALDYIYNGCHKEFNKDLKYAGITKKIKIGFDGLIAFMEEIIEERESYEAILLERHFTTEETCPECHGTRLQPSSLSFKIDGKNIAEINGLSLSDLKDWLADVRDKFSEKNKIIAHEILKEIETRLQFLLDVGLDYLSLSRSSKTLSGGESQRIRLATQIGSQLVNVLYILDEPSIGLHQRDNERLIHSLKNLRDIGNSVLVVEHDKDMILEADEVLDIGPRAGKFGGEILWQGKPKDLLKADTITAQYINGKRKIAIPEERRAGSGKNIVLKGATGNNLKNVTLDVPLGKLVVVTGISGSGKSSLINGTLYPILNKHFYRAVQEPLPYKKIEGLENIDKIVDVDQTPIGRTPRSNPATYTGMFTDIRNLFAELPESKIRGYKPGRFSFNVKGGRCETCQGGGLKVIEMNFLPDVYVHCETCNGKRFNRETLEVRYKGKSISDVLDMTIDEAVDFFQPIPKIFAKVKTLQDVGLGYITLGQQSTTLSGGEAQRIKLATELAKRQTGNTLYILDEPTTGLHFEDVKILMEAINQLVELGNSFIIIEHNMDVIKLADHIIDVGPEGGKHGGQIVAQGTPEEIVKSKKSLTGKFLKRELE from the coding sequence ATGAGCAAATCAACAGAATATATAGAAGTTTACGGAGCACGTGAACACAACCTTAAAAATATTAATGTTAAAATTCCACGCAACGAATTGGTCGTTATTACCGGCCTTTCCGGAAGTGGAAAATCTTCATTGGCTTTTGATACCATTTTTGCAGAAGGCCAGCGTCGTTATATCGAAACATTCTCAGCCTATGCACGTCAGTTTTTAGGTGGATTGGAGCGTCCTGATGTAGATAAAATTGAAGGACTTTCTCCGGTAATTGCTATCGAGCAGAAAACAACCAATAAAAACCCGCGTTCTACTGTAGGAACTGTAACGGAACTTTACGATTTTCTTCGTCTTTTATATGCAAGAGTTTCGGATGCATACTCTTTGTCTACCGGACAAAAGTTGGTGAGCTATACCGAAGATCAGATCCTTGAAACCATCAAAGAAAACTATAAAAAAGAGAAAATAATGCTTTTGGCGCCAGTCGTGCGTTCAAGAAAAGGGCATTATCATGAACTCTTTGTACAGATGGCTAAAAAAGGCTACGGACAGGCAAGAATTGATGGCGAATTGCAGGATATTGAATATGATTTAAAACTTGACCGTTATAAAACCCACGATATTGACATCGTTATCGACCGTTGGATTATCGGGGAGAATGCTTCAGAAGGCAGAATGGAAAAATCATTGCGTACTGCGATGGAAATGGGAGAAGGAATTATCGGAATTCAGAAGTTGGGAAGTAAAGACATTGAATATTTTTCCAAAAACCTGATGGATGCAGAAACAGGTCATTCTCTGGCACTGCCGGAACCGAATACTTTCTCATTCAACTCTCCGAAAGGAAGCTGCCCGAACTGTAAAGGATTGGGAACCATCAAAAATATCAATACCGATTATTTCATAGACAATCCTAAATTGTCAATCAATCAGGGAGGATTACTACCATTGGAAGATATCAAGTCCAATAAATGGATTCTTTCCCAAATCAAAAATATTCTTGAGATTTTCGGACTGGGATTAACAACGCCTTTGCAGGATATTCCTGAAGAAGCATTGGATTATATCTACAACGGATGCCATAAAGAATTCAATAAAGACCTGAAATATGCAGGAATTACCAAGAAAATAAAAATTGGTTTTGATGGTCTGATTGCTTTCATGGAAGAAATTATTGAGGAAAGAGAATCTTACGAAGCTATTTTGCTGGAAAGACACTTCACAACAGAAGAAACCTGCCCGGAATGTCATGGAACACGTCTTCAGCCTTCAAGCTTAAGTTTTAAAATTGACGGTAAAAATATTGCTGAGATCAATGGTTTAAGCTTATCAGACTTAAAAGACTGGTTAGCTGATGTTAGAGATAAATTCTCGGAAAAAAATAAAATTATTGCTCATGAGATCTTAAAAGAAATTGAAACCAGACTTCAGTTTTTGCTGGATGTAGGGTTGGATTATTTAAGTTTGAGCAGAAGTTCAAAAACCCTTTCAGGAGGAGAATCACAGAGAATCCGTCTGGCGACACAGATCGGATCTCAGTTGGTGAATGTCCTATATATTCTTGATGAACCTAGTATTGGGCTTCACCAGAGAGATAACGAAAGACTGATCCATTCCCTGAAAAACCTTAGAGATATCGGAAACTCTGTATTGGTGGTAGAACATGACAAAGACATGATTCTGGAAGCTGATGAGGTGCTGGATATTGGTCCAAGAGCCGGAAAATTCGGTGGAGAAATCCTTTGGCAGGGAAAACCAAAAGACCTGTTAAAAGCAGATACCATCACTGCTCAATATATCAATGGGAAAAGAAAAATTGCAATTCCTGAAGAAAGAAGAGCAGGAAGCGGTAAAAATATTGTTTTAAAAGGAGCTACAGGAAACAACCTTAAAAATGTAACCCTTGATGTCCCTCTTGGAAAACTGGTAGTAGTAACCGGAATTTCAGGAAGCGGAAAATCCTCTTTGATTAACGGAACATTATATCCGATTCTTAACAAACACTTCTACAGAGCAGTTCAGGAACCTTTGCCTTATAAAAAAATTGAAGGGTTAGAGAATATTGATAAAATTGTAGACGTTGACCAGACTCCTATCGGAAGAACGCCACGTTCTAATCCTGCTACCTATACAGGAATGTTTACTGATATCAGAAACCTTTTTGCTGAGCTTCCGGAAAGTAAGATCCGTGGCTATAAGCCGGGAAGATTCTCTTTCAACGTAAAAGGCGGAAGATGCGAAACCTGCCAGGGTGGTGGATTGAAAGTGATCGAAATGAATTTCCTTCCGGATGTATACGTTCATTGCGAAACTTGTAACGGAAAACGCTTCAACAGAGAAACCCTTGAAGTTCGTTACAAAGGAAAATCAATCTCTGATGTTCTGGATATGACCATTGATGAAGCGGTAGATTTCTTCCAGCCGATTCCTAAGATTTTTGCCAAAGTAAAAACGCTGCAGGATGTCGGATTAGGATATATTACTCTGGGACAGCAGTCGACAACCCTTTCAGGAGGTGAAGCGCAACGTATCAAGTTAGCCACCGAATTGGCAAAAAGACAAACCGGAAACACCCTTTATATCCTTGATGAACCAACTACAGGACTTCACTTTGAAGATGTAAAAATTCTGATGGAAGCCATCAATCAATTGGTAGAACTTGGAAACTCGTTCATTATCATCGAACATAATATGGATGTAATCAAATTAGCAGACCATATTATCGACGTTGGACCAGAAGGAGGAAAGCATGGAGGACAGATCGTAGCACAGGGTACTCCAGAAGAAATTGTGAAGTCTAAGAAAAGTTTGACAGGGAAGTTTTTGAAGAGAGAACTTGAATAA
- a CDS encoding DUF3828 domain-containing protein: MKKQLFLYLAIFLIFTACKKNDIQPGDKAINEKVNELYTQYGKSNEAFYNQAISGDLFSKDLKKVLEDAINASKADIEKVKNSDHPDEKPLIFEGAMFSSLYEGYTSYKIQSVTTNDKTAEALVEFEYNMASPKVTWMDTIHLINTEKGWRIDNITFDKIGNSKDLKTRLTEFVQSTQQ, encoded by the coding sequence ATGAAAAAACAACTATTTTTATATCTGGCTATTTTCCTGATTTTTACTGCCTGTAAAAAAAATGACATTCAACCTGGAGATAAAGCGATCAATGAGAAAGTGAATGAGCTTTACACTCAATATGGTAAATCTAATGAAGCTTTCTATAATCAGGCAATCTCCGGGGACTTATTTTCTAAGGATTTAAAGAAGGTTTTGGAAGATGCGATAAATGCTTCAAAAGCTGATATTGAGAAGGTAAAAAACAGTGATCATCCTGATGAGAAACCCCTGATCTTTGAGGGCGCAATGTTTTCAAGTTTATACGAAGGGTATACCAGTTATAAAATACAGTCTGTTACAACGAATGATAAGACAGCAGAAGCGCTGGTAGAGTTTGAATACAATATGGCTAGCCCCAAAGTGACATGGATGGATACCATACACCTCATCAATACTGAAAAAGGATGGAGAATAGACAATATTACTTTTGACAAAATCGGAAATTCCAAAGATCTTAAAACGAGATTAACAGAGTTTGTTCAAAGTACACAGCAGTAG